One Natrinema longum genomic window, CCGGATCGGCATCGGGCAGCGTCTCCGCGTCCTCGTCAGCCTCGTAGTCGTCGTAGCTGAAGTCGTCGTCCATCGGCGTGATGTACTGACACCCCTTCAGCGAATTCCGTACCGCGATCGGGTCCGAGAGGACGACCCACGCCTTCTCCGGCGGGACGTCCTCGAGTTCGAACTCCCCATCGAACTCCATTTATATCCTCCTCCGTCCGAACCGCGATGGTCGTGTGACGCTCGTCGTCATCTTTTATAACCCTGCACTATGTGCATACTATTTACCACAGTATATGATATCCCGTACCACACAAATAAACATGAGTGTTTGCCGACAAACAGGTTCGACCGTTCACAGAGACCGATGACGACCGACGATCCCCACGACGGCGACGATCTGATCGACCTCGACGCGGCCGTCGACCACGTTCGGACGCTCCGCACGGAGTTGCTGCCGGCCCTCGAGACGGAACGCGTCTCCCTGGACGAACTGGCCGGCCGGACGCTCGCGGAACCGATCCACGCGCCGGTCGACGTCCCCGCACACAGTCACGCGACGATGGATGGCTTCGCGTTCGACGCGACCGACGAGTATCCGCTGGCGGTCGTCGACGACCCGGTCTACCCGGAGGACGAGCCACCCGGCCTCGAGTCGGGCACGGCGATCCGGATCGCGACCGGTGCACCGCTGCCACCGTCGACGAACGCGGTGCTCAAGCGCGAGGAAGCGACCGTCGACAACGGCCGACTGACGGGGAGGGCGATCGAACCCGGAACCTACGTCTACCAACGCGGCAGCAACGTCAGCGAGGGGGAGAAGTTGTTCGATGCGGGCGAGCGACTCGGCGCGAAGGACGCGTTGCTGCTCGGCGACCTCGGGATCGACGGCGTCGCCGTCCGCGAGCGCACCTCCGTCGGCCTGCTGGCGACCGGCACGGAGATCCACGAGGGACGCCACCGGGACCTCGACTCGCCGATGCTGGCCGGACTCGTCCGCTCGTGGGGACACGAGGCGACCTACGAGGGGTCGGTCCCCGACGAAAACGACCGGGTCGAATCCCGCATCGACGAACTGGCCCGCGAGCACGACGTCGTCGTCACGACCGGCGGGACGAGCGTCGGCGACAAGGACTACGTCATCCGGACGCTCGACGCGCTCGGCGACGTCCTGTTCCACCGCGTGCGGCTCCGACCGGGGAAACCGATCGGCGTCGCACGGCTGCCCGACCACGACGCGGTGGCGATCGCCGTGCCGGGGAAACCGGTCGGTGCCTATCTCGTGACGGCACTCGTCGCCCGCCCGTTCTTTACCGGCGACGCCTCCCTCCCGACGGTGTCCGCTCGGATGGCCCACGACGTGGGGATCGCCACGGCCGGCTTCACCTACGCGATTCCCGTCACGCTCGAGGACGGGACCGCGACGGGACTCGGCCACGTCGACTCACCGCTCCCGATCTACGAGGAGACGTTCGATCCGAGCGTTCTCTCTTCGAGTACGCGCGCGAGCCGAGCCGACGGGTTCGTGCTGACGACGAACGGCGTCGCCGCCGAGGAACCGGTCGACGTCGTTCCGGCGACAGCGCTGGAACGATGACGGTGGATCCATCCGATTCGCCGGCCGTGGCGGGGCTCTTGCTCGCCGCCGGGACGAGCAGCCGCTTCGGGAACGAAAACAAACTGCTGGCGACGCTCGAGGGGGAGCCGATCGTCCGTCAGGCCGCACGAACGCTCGTTCGCAGCGGCGTCGAGCCGGTCGTCGTCGTCCTCGGTCACGAGGCTGACCGGGTCGGTGACGCGATCGAGGGTCTTCCCGTCGAAACCGCCGTCAACGAGGCCTACGACACCGGCCAGGCGTCCTCGCTCCGAACCGGTATCCGGGCGATTCGCGGGCGCGACCGCGAGTACGACGCGGCCGTCATCGCGCTCGGGGACATGCCGTTCGTCGCTCCGTCGACAGTCGATTCGCTGGTCTCGGCGTACGCCGCGGACGCCGGTGACGCGCTCGCGGCGGCGTTCGACGGGGAGCGGGGAAACCCGGTGTTGTTCGACGAGCGGTTCTTCGACGCGCTCGCCGACGTCGACGGCGATATCGGCGGTCGCGAGATCCTGCGCGAGAGCGACGCGAGCGCGCTGGTCCCCGTCGACGATCCGGGCGTGCGCCGCGACATCGACAGCCCCGACGATCTGTGACCGACCCCCCGGACGCGTCCCGTGGGGTCCCCGCTCGTCGAAGCGGACGTTCGATCCCGGCGCTGTCCGGCCGTACTACTCCGACTCGAGTTTCCTGACGACGATCTGTCCGTCCTCGACGTGCCACTCGATCCGATCGCCCTCGCCGACATCGAGGAAGTTTCGAACCGGTTTCGGCACTGTCGTCAGGTTCTTTTCGGAGACCTTCGTATCGGTGAGTATACCCATTTTACGTGGGATACAGCCCTAGTCAATACATAGTTTACGCTATGTGGTGGGAACGCGGTCATCGACGGCCGGAGCGGGGTCACCCGCTCGAGCGCCATCGGTGTGCACCGCCGTCGGACGCCTTGGTGAAGTCGAGGTCGTATCGGTCGGATTCGACGAGAACCGGTCCCGGAACGTACGTGTCCTCGGAGCTATCCACCGGCTCGAGGAGGTTCCGGTCCGCCATCGTCGAGAGGACGTCCCGAACCGTCCCCTCGCGGCCGGGAATCAGGTTCGCTTCTTCCATCACGCCGTCGACGTCGACCTGCCCCCGGAGGAATGCCAGCCGGATCGCCGACACCCACGCAGGTTCGCGCTTCGTCTCCC contains:
- a CDS encoding molybdopterin molybdotransferase MoeA, coding for MTTDDPHDGDDLIDLDAAVDHVRTLRTELLPALETERVSLDELAGRTLAEPIHAPVDVPAHSHATMDGFAFDATDEYPLAVVDDPVYPEDEPPGLESGTAIRIATGAPLPPSTNAVLKREEATVDNGRLTGRAIEPGTYVYQRGSNVSEGEKLFDAGERLGAKDALLLGDLGIDGVAVRERTSVGLLATGTEIHEGRHRDLDSPMLAGLVRSWGHEATYEGSVPDENDRVESRIDELAREHDVVVTTGGTSVGDKDYVIRTLDALGDVLFHRVRLRPGKPIGVARLPDHDAVAIAVPGKPVGAYLVTALVARPFFTGDASLPTVSARMAHDVGIATAGFTYAIPVTLEDGTATGLGHVDSPLPIYEETFDPSVLSSSTRASRADGFVLTTNGVAAEEPVDVVPATALER
- a CDS encoding nucleotidyltransferase family protein produces the protein MTVDPSDSPAVAGLLLAAGTSSRFGNENKLLATLEGEPIVRQAARTLVRSGVEPVVVVLGHEADRVGDAIEGLPVETAVNEAYDTGQASSLRTGIRAIRGRDREYDAAVIALGDMPFVAPSTVDSLVSAYAADAGDALAAAFDGERGNPVLFDERFFDALADVDGDIGGREILRESDASALVPVDDPGVRRDIDSPDDL
- a CDS encoding AbrB/MazE/SpoVT family DNA-binding domain-containing protein; protein product: MGILTDTKVSEKNLTTVPKPVRNFLDVGEGDRIEWHVEDGQIVVRKLESE